In one Flammeovirga yaeyamensis genomic region, the following are encoded:
- a CDS encoding putative Ig domain-containing protein translates to MKNKLLHISFYISFIALFFACDKDLEAPDHIKDLETQTPTNLNYEQVDIGYVDTIFVSAPTWEGTSYVRFFLDSVSSDLEDFDYEQFQNLIQVDNETGEIILTSTANIALDKQALGHYFLRMRMDYLGGSVYQDSASIIQLMDLPFVFNYSDAPEAVAFSKEGIFATPVLENFDGIKVLDITYSPEIEGVSIDTLGQLTKTGTVTPVGEYTISLEVETDKGPKSLADVYTFTLNPIAIDIEYEDALVDFMKVGEIATPKISTEEDIDLSEITYSITDSRGNPETGDIVIDPKTGVISKVGFNVPNGTTSYHITLATPIGDLLVENAFVMTVGNKPEITYRGEGQSGNVLQLAKLTPWTPMKATITSEDVTENPVYKLSNIPFEGISINPTTGAITVAENSNVADGEYPISVTVDIMLDGEVFPIDFEVFIIQVSTTWEEHFFTDFEFAANAQSKFKIDSDNQYGLRSQEYGDYHFRRNDNGVKLEWVAGKIEKFGKTVTKTAMSNVFVWNDNVDRGRSGLIKNIDVESDWRQLEVSFTEQYNNQTPVFTRHVQFGYDNDPTKVYDKNDWTEFEGLTWSSTTNWPSNPDDLKERNVINVSLGNDNLHANQQLNILTMIEVTEKAAGVSIAWGLDEYLVKVAKTADAIYE, encoded by the coding sequence ATGAAAAATAAATTATTACATATAAGTTTCTATATTTCTTTTATCGCTTTGTTTTTTGCTTGCGATAAAGATTTAGAAGCACCAGATCACATCAAAGATCTTGAAACACAAACTCCTACAAACCTTAATTATGAACAAGTAGATATTGGCTATGTTGATACAATTTTTGTATCTGCTCCTACATGGGAAGGTACCTCTTATGTTCGATTTTTCTTAGATTCAGTATCTTCTGATTTAGAAGATTTTGATTATGAACAATTTCAAAATCTTATTCAAGTAGATAATGAAACAGGAGAGATTATTTTGACATCAACAGCAAATATTGCTCTTGATAAACAAGCTCTTGGGCATTATTTCCTTAGAATGAGAATGGATTACTTAGGTGGTTCGGTTTATCAAGATAGTGCTAGTATTATACAATTAATGGATCTTCCATTTGTTTTTAATTATTCAGATGCTCCAGAAGCCGTTGCGTTTTCTAAAGAAGGAATATTTGCAACTCCAGTGCTAGAGAACTTTGATGGAATTAAAGTTTTGGATATCACTTATTCTCCAGAAATAGAAGGTGTATCTATAGATACTTTAGGTCAGCTGACAAAAACAGGTACTGTAACTCCTGTTGGAGAATACACGATTAGTTTGGAAGTTGAAACGGATAAAGGTCCAAAAAGCTTGGCAGATGTATATACATTTACTTTAAATCCTATTGCTATTGATATAGAATATGAGGATGCTTTGGTTGACTTTATGAAAGTTGGAGAAATTGCAACACCTAAAATTAGTACAGAAGAAGATATCGATCTATCCGAAATAACTTATAGTATTACGGATAGTAGAGGAAATCCTGAAACTGGTGATATAGTGATTGATCCAAAAACAGGTGTAATTTCTAAGGTTGGATTTAACGTACCTAATGGAACAACAAGTTATCATATTACTTTAGCAACTCCTATTGGTGATTTATTGGTTGAAAATGCTTTTGTAATGACAGTAGGCAATAAACCAGAAATTACTTATAGAGGTGAGGGCCAATCAGGTAACGTACTTCAATTGGCGAAATTAACTCCTTGGACACCAATGAAAGCTACAATTACTAGTGAAGATGTAACAGAAAATCCAGTATATAAGTTATCGAATATTCCTTTCGAAGGCATTTCTATTAATCCTACCACTGGTGCTATTACTGTAGCAGAAAATAGTAATGTTGCAGATGGTGAATATCCAATTAGTGTTACCGTGGATATTATGTTAGATGGAGAAGTTTTCCCAATCGATTTTGAAGTATTCATCATTCAAGTGAGTACAACTTGGGAGGAGCATTTCTTTACTGATTTTGAATTTGCAGCAAATGCACAATCTAAATTCAAAATTGATTCTGATAATCAATACGGCTTAAGATCTCAAGAATACGGAGATTACCACTTTAGAAGAAACGATAATGGAGTGAAACTAGAATGGGTAGCTGGAAAAATTGAGAAATTTGGTAAAACAGTAACTAAAACAGCGATGAGTAATGTTTTTGTTTGGAATGATAATGTAGATAGAGGTCGTTCTGGATTAATTAAAAACATTGATGTAGAATCGGATTGGAGACAATTAGAAGTGAGTTTTACAGAACAATACAATAATCAAACTCCAGTATTTACTCGTCATGTACAATTTGGTTACGATAATGATCCTACCAAAGTGTATGATAAAAACGATTGGACAGAGTTTGAGGGGTTAACATGGAGTTCAACTACAAATTGGCCTAGTAATCCTGACGACTTAAAAGAAAGAAATGTAATTAATGTTTCACTTGGGAACGATAATTTACATGCCAATCAACAGTTAAATATTTTAACAATGATTGAGGTAACTGAAAAGGCCGCAGGCGTGAGTATCGCATGGGGATTAGATGAGTACCTTGTAAAAGTAGCGAAAACAGCAGATGCTATTTATGAATAG
- a CDS encoding RagB/SusD family nutrient uptake outer membrane protein: MKSIYSIIIIGLLSFACKNEVLPVLTDDEVYGTVESQKSAVLGMYGTMIDFKGYASQQHDMTLNSGFFYSGRKEYNFTLASLNPNPTDIPVNDTWLNFYKTINSANDIIYNIEKRYQNDMLGEGVPTATRDYVGQAYFLRAFNYFRIYQYWGGAPLRTLPVSMEEVYKTRSSKADMLDLIISDLQKASEYMLGDEQESGFPKKYAANFLLARVYSSIAYAAESNDEWLKVEGYTDQGSAKYWDLAYEEGLKVYQKYSLVPRYGDLWELETGNNTTESIFELQFSITSATQTSFFRTYTPKSYTKGVNNFGRLYANPELYDLFTENSPEDPRIAETFINRYVGYKLEEDGSIGNNGWETLHYPEKKVQGEVTRLNLATGFVPLYKLMQRDRSAVTVTANKNWIIYRYADYLLMMGEIANKKGLASDAVNYVNEVLGRARNSGESVSEFPKDWSVMDQEAFDKQIFIQRRIELVGEGLDWFDARKRGYQFFKTNVIDRHNDFVNGPLGVDGLDVIYPTDNKIQYLPIPNNELNSNHLISAGDQNPGY; encoded by the coding sequence ATGAAATCAATATATAGTATTATCATAATTGGACTATTAAGTTTTGCTTGTAAAAATGAAGTATTACCAGTCCTTACCGATGATGAAGTGTATGGCACAGTAGAAAGTCAAAAATCGGCCGTATTGGGTATGTACGGTACAATGATAGACTTTAAAGGATACGCTTCTCAACAGCACGACATGACGTTAAATTCGGGTTTTTTCTATTCAGGTAGAAAGGAATATAATTTTACGCTTGCCTCTTTAAATCCGAATCCAACCGATATTCCTGTAAACGATACTTGGTTGAATTTTTATAAAACAATCAATAGTGCAAACGATATCATTTACAATATCGAAAAGCGTTATCAAAATGATATGCTAGGGGAAGGGGTGCCTACAGCAACAAGAGATTATGTTGGTCAAGCATACTTCTTGAGAGCGTTTAATTATTTCCGAATTTATCAATATTGGGGAGGTGCACCACTACGTACTTTACCAGTATCGATGGAAGAGGTGTATAAAACTAGATCGTCTAAGGCTGACATGTTGGATTTGATTATCTCGGATCTTCAGAAAGCATCGGAGTACATGTTAGGAGATGAACAAGAAAGTGGTTTCCCTAAAAAATATGCAGCTAATTTCTTATTGGCTAGAGTTTACAGCTCAATAGCGTATGCTGCAGAAAGTAACGATGAGTGGTTAAAAGTTGAAGGTTATACTGATCAAGGTAGTGCTAAATATTGGGACTTGGCTTATGAGGAAGGCCTAAAGGTATATCAAAAATATAGCTTAGTACCGAGATATGGAGACCTTTGGGAATTGGAAACAGGAAACAATACTACAGAATCAATTTTTGAACTTCAGTTTAGTATTACATCAGCAACACAAACTTCGTTTTTTAGAACCTATACACCAAAATCATATACTAAAGGGGTAAACAATTTTGGTAGATTATATGCAAATCCAGAGTTGTACGATTTGTTTACAGAAAACTCACCAGAGGATCCTAGAATTGCAGAAACATTTATCAATAGATATGTGGGATACAAGTTGGAAGAAGACGGTAGTATAGGAAATAATGGTTGGGAAACGTTACATTACCCTGAGAAAAAAGTACAAGGTGAAGTAACAAGATTAAACTTAGCTACAGGCTTTGTACCTCTTTACAAATTAATGCAGAGAGATCGTTCTGCTGTTACTGTAACTGCTAATAAAAACTGGATTATTTACCGTTACGCCGATTACTTATTAATGATGGGTGAAATTGCAAATAAAAAAGGCTTAGCATCAGATGCAGTAAACTATGTTAATGAAGTCTTGGGTAGAGCTAGAAATTCAGGAGAATCCGTTTCTGAATTTCCTAAAGATTGGAGTGTAATGGATCAGGAGGCTTTTGATAAGCAAATCTTTATTCAAAGAAGAATTGAGTTAGTAGGAGAAGGTTTAGATTGGTTTGATGCAAGAAAGAGAGGTTATCAGTTCTTTAAAACAAATGTGATTGATAGACACAACGATTTTGTAAATGGACCATTGGGTGTCGATGGTTTGGATGTTATTTATCCTACAGATAACAAAATTCAATACTTACCAATACCAAACAACGAACTAAACTCCAACCATTTGATTTCTGCAGGAGATCAAAATCCTGGATACTAA
- a CDS encoding SusC/RagA family TonB-linked outer membrane protein gives MKLQKRQHWLLLLCMIFLSFNLTYGQGGNGFTLKGVIIDEESNLPLPSAIIKLKDTEKGTVTDFEGNYTLTGLSVGQTLEVTYIGMKPIVWVYNGEKTKDFTLKNEEKILDEIVVVGYGTMSKRDITGAVGSVKEDENIARQFNTVDQLLQGRLSGVQVGGNSGNPGGAVSVKIRGVNSLRGNNEPLYVVDGVIISSAGETMENGSNAATASAGPINGLAGINPRDIANIEVLKDASATAIYGSRGANGVVLITTKGGSKGDAKINAYAQTTISQSAKNIDVLDGYEYAMMYNERNMMEGWQPIYVLDHQNREVYDAATGTKYDQHNWQNEIFRNSVSYNAGMSIQGGTEKSKYYFSVGYQDQEGIVQRSKQKGGDMTFNLNQKVSNKLSLDVKNTLFYMDGMFPQTGNKAGANNSLINRTVAQNPLTGVLNQEDNNGEGTQNTPVKFLENNDDITKQFRNITAVKLNYKISKAFKFQVRTGLDYRSQERKIWFGPGTFQGDQYNGLYSEMGQNRTSYNVDGILSYNKKFGKKHRVNATAVVTYDNIDKASNTYVVSDFDNKSRRTEAPQLGKVVVSPYKYMPYNENVFSYLGRVNYTFNNKYTVTANFRADKSSKFAEGHQWGYFPSASAAWFISEEAFLNTSNVVSDLKMRAGWGVTGNQGIPPYNTFQGYDTNLYGSISNGSLVGTIPNNIPNASLTWETTEQYNVGVDFGFFKSRINGSLDVYHKTTRDLLQKIAAPASTGFDNFYVNRGTMSNQGVELNLEAVILDKKDWGITVGGSITKNITELGDLGLPSSQIYMNGTPVQAQYYLGDNVSNSMDAANIFISGQPIGLFYGYKTDGIYTSDEEAKAGPLFGSENKAGDIRFVDQNGDGVITAEDRTIIGDPNPDFIYSFRTSVRYKSLSLSMLWSGVQGNDVLNANKIFYTYTRGGNQWSLSKDAYYNAWSQENPNGTEPRILFGQENVMDNYVTDQLIEDGSYLRLANITLAYDLPVKTKSLSNINLYFTATNPFTFTKYSGYDPEVTNDLYNGSLIGVDWGAYPNVRSYLIGCNLTF, from the coding sequence ATGAAACTACAAAAAAGACAACATTGGCTATTATTGTTGTGCATGATATTTTTATCATTTAATCTTACTTATGGTCAAGGTGGAAATGGTTTTACCTTAAAAGGGGTAATAATTGATGAAGAATCTAATCTTCCACTTCCATCTGCGATTATAAAACTAAAAGATACTGAAAAAGGCACAGTAACGGACTTTGAAGGTAACTATACGCTAACAGGCCTAAGTGTCGGACAAACTTTGGAAGTTACCTATATTGGTATGAAACCAATTGTTTGGGTTTATAACGGTGAAAAAACAAAAGATTTTACATTAAAGAATGAAGAAAAAATACTAGATGAAATTGTCGTAGTAGGTTACGGCACAATGAGTAAAAGGGATATTACAGGAGCCGTTGGTTCAGTAAAAGAAGATGAGAACATCGCTAGACAGTTTAATACTGTAGATCAATTATTACAGGGTCGGTTATCCGGTGTTCAAGTAGGAGGTAACAGTGGTAACCCTGGTGGAGCTGTTTCTGTAAAAATTCGTGGTGTGAACTCTCTTAGAGGTAACAACGAACCTCTATACGTTGTTGATGGTGTAATTATTAGTAGTGCTGGCGAAACTATGGAAAATGGCTCTAATGCAGCCACCGCATCGGCAGGTCCAATTAACGGTCTGGCGGGTATAAATCCTAGAGATATAGCTAATATAGAAGTGCTTAAAGATGCTTCTGCTACCGCAATTTATGGATCAAGAGGAGCAAATGGTGTTGTTTTGATTACCACAAAAGGTGGATCAAAAGGTGATGCTAAAATCAATGCTTATGCGCAAACAACAATCAGTCAAAGTGCTAAAAATATTGATGTTCTTGATGGTTACGAATATGCCATGATGTACAACGAAAGAAACATGATGGAAGGATGGCAACCTATTTATGTTTTGGATCATCAAAATAGAGAAGTATATGATGCTGCTACTGGTACGAAGTATGATCAACACAATTGGCAAAACGAAATCTTTAGAAATTCTGTAAGCTACAATGCAGGAATGTCAATTCAGGGAGGCACAGAAAAAAGTAAATATTATTTCTCAGTTGGATATCAAGATCAGGAAGGTATAGTCCAAAGATCTAAACAGAAAGGTGGAGATATGACTTTTAATTTAAATCAAAAAGTATCCAACAAGTTATCGCTAGATGTAAAAAACACATTGTTTTATATGGATGGTATGTTCCCTCAAACAGGAAACAAAGCAGGTGCTAATAACTCATTAATCAATAGAACTGTTGCACAGAATCCACTTACAGGTGTTCTAAATCAAGAAGATAATAATGGAGAAGGAACGCAAAACACTCCAGTTAAATTCTTAGAAAATAACGACGATATCACCAAGCAATTTAGAAATATTACTGCAGTTAAATTAAACTATAAAATTTCTAAAGCATTCAAATTCCAAGTGAGAACTGGTTTAGATTACCGTTCACAAGAAAGAAAAATCTGGTTTGGTCCGGGTACATTCCAAGGAGATCAATACAATGGTCTTTACAGTGAAATGGGACAAAACAGAACAAGTTATAATGTGGATGGTATTTTATCATACAATAAAAAGTTTGGTAAAAAGCATAGAGTAAATGCAACAGCGGTAGTAACTTATGATAATATCGACAAAGCTAGTAATACTTATGTAGTATCAGATTTTGACAATAAATCGAGAAGAACAGAAGCCCCTCAATTAGGTAAAGTGGTGGTTTCTCCTTACAAATACATGCCTTACAACGAAAATGTATTTTCATACTTAGGTCGAGTAAATTATACATTCAATAATAAGTATACAGTAACGGCTAACTTTAGAGCAGATAAATCGTCTAAATTTGCAGAGGGACATCAATGGGGATACTTCCCTTCGGCATCAGCTGCTTGGTTTATCTCAGAAGAAGCATTCTTAAATACATCGAATGTAGTATCTGATCTTAAAATGAGAGCAGGTTGGGGGGTTACAGGTAACCAAGGAATTCCTCCTTATAATACTTTCCAAGGCTACGATACTAACTTGTACGGAAGTATTTCTAATGGATCATTAGTAGGTACAATACCTAATAATATTCCAAATGCTTCTTTAACTTGGGAAACAACTGAACAATATAATGTTGGTGTTGACTTTGGGTTCTTTAAATCAAGAATTAATGGATCTTTAGATGTTTATCATAAAACGACAAGAGATTTGCTTCAAAAAATTGCAGCTCCAGCTTCTACTGGTTTCGATAACTTCTACGTGAATAGAGGTACAATGAGTAACCAAGGGGTGGAATTAAACTTGGAAGCAGTAATTCTAGATAAAAAAGATTGGGGTATTACTGTAGGTGGTTCAATTACAAAAAACATCACTGAATTAGGAGATCTTGGATTGCCTTCTTCACAAATCTATATGAACGGAACACCTGTCCAAGCACAATATTATTTAGGTGATAATGTATCGAATTCAATGGATGCTGCAAACATCTTTATTAGCGGTCAGCCAATCGGTTTATTCTACGGATATAAAACAGATGGTATCTATACTTCTGATGAGGAAGCGAAAGCAGGACCTTTATTTGGTTCAGAAAATAAAGCAGGTGATATCCGTTTTGTGGATCAAAATGGTGATGGTGTAATTACTGCCGAAGATAGAACAATTATTGGTGATCCTAACCCAGATTTTATCTATAGTTTTAGAACATCAGTAAGATATAAATCTTTATCATTAAGCATGCTTTGGAGTGGAGTACAAGGGAATGATGTTTTGAATGCAAATAAAATTTTCTATACGTATACAAGAGGTGGTAATCAATGGTCATTAAGTAAAGATGCCTATTACAATGCTTGGTCACAAGAAAATCCAAATGGTACAGAACCTAGAATTTTATTCGGACAAGAAAATGTAATGGATAATTATGTAACGGATCAACTTATTGAGGACGGTAGTTACTTGAGACTTGCGAACATTACATTGGCCTACGATTTACCAGTGAAAACAAAATCTTTAAGTAATATCAATCTTTACTTTACGGCAACTAACCCATTTACATTTACTAAATACAGTGGTTACGATCCGGAAGTAACGAACGACCTATACAACGGTTCATTAATAGGTGTTGATTGGGGTGCTTACCCTAACGTCAGATCTTACTTGATAGGTTGTAATCTAACTTTCTAA
- a CDS encoding sulfatase family protein, producing MTLLHIHKDKWKPKFITFILLAVFTFSCNKTKTFQHARPNILFCIADDAGMFMSAYGSKFVNTPSFDKVAKNGLLFMNAYTPIAASGPSRSVVLTGRNPWELEQAGREGVVFPSKFKTYVEALNEQGYLVGYTGRSWDAGDPGIMNNQPRKLTGKSFNKFKMIPPTQSISSDDYSKNFEYFLSQQKENEPWAFWYGSREPHRNYTFRSGVNVGGKSLSDIKKKDIYKFLPDNDTTRHDLLDYATEMEYSDHHLGKMLDLLHKTNQLDNTIVIVTSDNGIPFPRVKGMEYERSIHLPLAIMWGKGINNPGRVINDYISFTDIAPTILEVANISSKSKMEEMSGKSFTDIFYTDREGWIDSDRNYILIGKEKNHINQFSENDYPVRGLVMDNYLYLQNYKNNNLLQIPARSSKIAREINPTYEWILKQKMENLHNNYWDWAHSTPEKIELYDIHKDPDCLNNLSKLSAYQKQINLMSELMTEKLKKQNDPRMLKQENNLKEDPKSQHLTLLRISNDSNRVTAEYF from the coding sequence ATGACCTTATTACATATTCATAAAGATAAATGGAAACCTAAATTTATAACCTTTATCCTTTTAGCGGTATTTACTTTTAGTTGTAATAAAACTAAAACTTTTCAACACGCAAGACCTAATATATTATTTTGTATTGCCGACGATGCGGGAATGTTTATGAGTGCTTACGGATCTAAATTTGTGAATACACCCTCTTTTGATAAAGTGGCAAAAAATGGTTTACTATTTATGAATGCTTACACTCCCATAGCAGCAAGTGGTCCATCGAGGAGTGTAGTACTTACCGGTAGAAATCCATGGGAATTAGAACAAGCAGGAAGAGAAGGGGTTGTTTTCCCATCCAAATTTAAAACATACGTTGAAGCCTTAAACGAGCAAGGCTATTTGGTTGGATATACAGGAAGAAGCTGGGACGCCGGAGATCCTGGTATCATGAATAACCAACCAAGAAAACTTACGGGAAAATCTTTTAATAAATTTAAAATGATCCCTCCTACTCAATCAATTTCATCAGACGACTACTCTAAAAACTTTGAATACTTTTTGTCGCAACAAAAAGAGAACGAGCCTTGGGCTTTTTGGTATGGATCAAGAGAGCCTCATAGAAATTATACATTCCGATCTGGGGTAAATGTAGGAGGTAAATCTCTATCTGATATCAAGAAAAAAGATATTTATAAATTCTTACCAGATAATGATACCACAAGACACGATTTATTAGATTACGCTACTGAAATGGAATACAGTGATCATCATTTAGGTAAAATGTTGGATCTCCTCCATAAAACCAATCAGCTAGACAATACTATAGTTATTGTAACATCGGATAACGGAATACCTTTCCCTAGAGTAAAAGGTATGGAATATGAAAGGAGTATTCATTTGCCATTAGCTATTATGTGGGGGAAAGGAATCAATAATCCTGGTAGAGTAATAAATGATTATATCTCATTTACTGATATTGCCCCAACAATTTTAGAAGTGGCCAATATTTCTTCAAAATCAAAAATGGAAGAGATGAGTGGGAAATCGTTTACAGATATATTTTATACAGATAGAGAGGGTTGGATCGATAGCGATAGGAATTATATATTGATTGGTAAAGAAAAAAATCACATCAATCAGTTCTCTGAAAACGATTATCCTGTTAGGGGTTTAGTAATGGATAATTATTTATACCTACAGAATTATAAAAATAATAACCTTTTACAAATTCCTGCAAGATCATCTAAAATAGCTAGAGAAATAAATCCTACTTATGAATGGATTTTAAAACAAAAAATGGAAAACCTTCATAATAATTATTGGGATTGGGCACACAGTACTCCAGAAAAAATAGAACTCTATGATATTCATAAAGATCCTGATTGTTTAAATAATCTTTCCAAATTAAGTGCGTATCAGAAGCAGATTAACTTGATGTCTGAGTTAATGACAGAAAAATTAAAAAAGCAGAATGATCCGAGAATGTTAAAACAAGAAAATAATCTTAAAGAAGATCCTAAAAGTCAACACCTTACTTTGTTACGAATAAGTAATGATAGTAATAGAGTTACTGCAGAATACTTTTAA